From the Chitinophaga lutea genome, the window TACGATCTTGCCAAAACCCGCGCGGATAGCGTCGTAGATAGAATAATCGATAATCGTTTCTCCGCTGGGGCCAAACTGCTGGATCTGTTTCAGACTTCCATAGCGGCTCGCCATACCGGCCGCAAGAATCAATAATGTCGGTTGCATTTGTTGATATTAGTTTATATTTTTCACTCGAATTAATATCGGGGGCTAAATTTAATCATTAAATTTTTCCCGGAGTTTTTATTTTTTCGTTATTGTTGCGGCGGACTACCATAAACAGACAGTGAACAAAAGCAGATGATAAGCGCCTGAAGGGGTAAAGGTGGCGGTTTTCACCGGCACAAAAAATACTTCTTTCAGTACTTTATTTTTTGCTTCCTATTGATAATAAGGCAGACAAGATGATGGAACAGCGGGCAAATGCCTTTGTGAAAGTTTCGTCTGACCATTAAAAAACAAACTTTACAGATGAAAAGAATCGTAGTGGCGGGAGCCATGGCATTGAGCTTTATCATGCCGGTACAAGCGCAGCAAAAAACCAATCCCGAGGAGATCAAACAAAAAATGCAATGGTTTGCAGACGCCAAACTGGGCATTTTTATCCACTGGGGCATTTATGCGGTGAAGGGGATCGACGAGAGCTGGAGCTTTCACAACAAAAAAATTTCTCATGCAGACTACATGGCGCAGATGAAGGGCTTCACCGCCTCCAAATACGACCCGCAGGCCTGGGCCGCCCTGGTAAAGGAATCCGGTGCGAGATACGCCGTGATCACCACCAAACATCACGACGGTGTAGCGCTGTGGGACACCAAATTCAATAAACTCAGCACCGCCCGCGGCACACCGGCCAAAAGGGATGTGCTCACCCCCTTCTTCGACGCCCTGCGCAAAGAAAACATCAAAGCAGGCGCATATTTCTCGCTGCTCGACTGGACCTACCCGGATTATCCCGGTTTCCTGAAAGACAGCACCCGTTACAAAATCAGCGAACAGCCGAAGCGCTGGGCCAAATTCCAGCAGTTCTACCAGGGCCAGATGGCCGAAGTGATGACCCGCTTCAACCCCGACCTCTGGTGGTTCGACGGCGACTGGGAACACAGCGCGGACGAGTGGCAGGCTACCAAAGTGCGCAAAATGCTCACCGACCACAATCCCAACACCATCATCAACGGCCGCCTCACCGGGTATGGCGATTACGATACGCCCGAACAGAACTTTCCCGTGCAACGCCCCCAGTTCCACTGGTGGGAACTGTGCATGACCATCAATAACAACTGGGGCTACCAGCCGCAGGACACCAACTGGAAAACGCCCTACGAAGTGATCACCATCTTCGCAGACGCCATCAGCAACGGCGGCAACATGCTGCTCGACATCGGCCCGAAAGAAGACGGCACCATCCCGGAGCCCCAGGTGCATGTGCTCAAAGAGCTCGGCAAATGGAACAAAAAACACGACAAGGCGATCTTCGGCACCGTGGGCGGTATTCCCCAGGGCCATTTCTACGGGCCCACCACCCTGTCGAAAGATTCCACCACCCTGTACCTCTTCCTGCCCGGCAACGTCAGCGGGAAAGTGATGGTCAAAGGACTCGACAACAAGATAGAGGATATCACCGTAGTAGGGAACGGCGCCAAACTGTCGCACAAAATAGTCGGCAAAATTTCGTGGAGCCCTGTGCCCGGCCTCGTTTACATCACCGTGCCCGCCAACGTGCAGGATGAATATATGACCGTGCTGGAGCTGAAGCTGGACAAGCCGGTGAAGCTCTACCGGGGCAAGGGTGGCCTGAATGGATAAAACACCAAGTATTAACAACTGATATGAAAAAAACACTTCTTTCCGCTTTCGCTGCGCTGGCCTTCTTTACGGGAACGGCGCAGCAAAAGCAACCCTTGCTGTCCCTGATTCCCGAACCGCAATCCGTACAAACATTGCAGGGCCAGGTGTTCATCACGCCCCAGATGAAATACTTCACGAACGGCGCCGGCGCTGAAAAGGCCGCTACCCTGTTCAACCTTTTCCTGAAAGCCAACTACGGCTACTCCCTCGAAAAAGGCACCATGCAAAACAGCACGCTGATTTTTTCCGAAGACGAAGCCCTGCCCGAAGAGGGCTACCAGCTGACGGCGGCAAAGAACAAGATCGTGCTGCAGGGCCGCGCGGCAGGCCTGTTTTACGGCGTGCAAACACTGGAACAAATGCTGCCGGACGCTGTCAAAAACAGGATCGCCGTGCCGTCCGTAACCATCAAAGACGAGCCGCGGTTCGCCTACCGCGGGCTGATGCTCGATGTGGGGCGTTATTTCTACCCGGTAGCGTACGTGAAGCAGTTCATCGACGTGATGGCCCATTACAAACTCAACCGCTTTCACTGGCACCTCACGGAAGACCAGGGTTGGCGCATCGAGATCAAAAAGTATCCCCTGCTGCAGAGCGTAGCGTCCAAACGGAAGGAAACCAGCAAAGGTCACCTGCGCGAAGGCAAGTTCGACGGCAAACCGTACGGCGGGTATTATACGCAGGAAGAAGTGAAAGATATCGTGCAATATGCGGCTGACCGTTTCATTACGGTAGTGCCGGAAATCGAAATGCCCGGTCACGCACAGGCCGCGCTGGCCGCGTATCCCGAGCTGGGCTGCACCGGCGGGCCTTATGAAGTGTCTACCAAATGGGGCGTGCATAAGGAAGTGTTCTGCGCCGGCAACGACAAGGTATTTACTTTCCTGGAAGATGTGCTCACGGAAGTGCTGCCCCTTTTCCCCGGCAAGTATGTGCACATCGGCGGCGACGAATGCCCGAAAGACCGCTGGAAAGCCTGTCCCAAATGCCAGGCGCGCATCAAGGCGCTCGGCCTGAAAGACGAACACGAGCTGCAGAGTTATTTCATCCAGCGCATGGAAAAATTCCTCAACAGCAAAGGCCGCAAGATCATCGGCTGGGATGAAATCCTCGAAGGCGGCCTCGCGCCGGATGCCACCGTGATGAGCTGGCGCGGCGAAGCCGGTGGTATCGCTGCGGCACAGCAGAAGCACGATGTGATCATGACGCCGAACACCTATCTCTACCTCGACTACCTGCAGGGCAGTTCCGCTACCGAGCCCCTGGGCATCGGCGGCTTCCTGCCGCTGGAGCGGGTGTACAGCTATGAGCCCTATCCCGCCTCGCTCAGCGCATCCGAAAAACAATACATCAAAGGCGTACAGGGTAACGTATGGAGCGAGTATATCCCCGACGGTAAAACGGCGGATTATTTCACCTACCCGCGCGCCCTGGCACTGGCGGAAATATCCTGGAGCCCGGCGGACAAGAAGAATTATTCGCGCTTCACCGGCGCACTGCCGCAGCGTCTGGCTGCATTGCAGGCACGCGGCGTCAGCTTCCGCATCCCTGAATCGCCCGGTGAAGACGTGCAGGTACTGGCCGACAACGGCAGCGTAACGGCAGACCTTACGCCCGCAGTAGCCGGCGCCAAAGTGTATTACACCACCGACGGCACTATTCCTTCCACCGGCAGCGCCCTGTTCACCAAAGCCCTTACCATCAGCCAGCCCATGACACTGAAATACGTGGTGGTATTGGCGGATGGGAGAAGCAGCGCCGTATACACCAGAACATATATCCGCAAGCGTTATAAAAACGCGCAGCCGGTGAATGCCGTCAACAAAGGCATCCGCTTCAACGCTTATTACAGGACCTTCAACCAGGCGAAAAACACGGGCGGCAAAGCTGATTCCACCGGCATATTGCCGACGATCGACATCCGCCCCTTTATCGCAAAGGTGACCTTCGGCGTTACGTACGAAGGATATGTAAAGGTGGATACGGACGGCGTGTATGAGTTCAAAACCAATTCAGACGACGGTTCCCTGCTGTACATCGATGATGAGCTGGTGGTGGACAACGACGGGGAACACGCGCCCACCGAAAAAACAGGGCTGATCCCCCTCCGCACGGGCATGCACAAGATACGCGTGCAGTATTTCGATGCCGGCGGCGATCAGCAGCTGCAGGTGAGCTTTGGGCTGAAAGGCAAACAAAGCGTTAATTTGCGGAATGCACTTTTCTACTGAGAACATACTGCAACCTTTTCATACCACATGGCTGCCTGCGGAAACTCAGGCAGCCATGTTGCGTTTGGACCGGTTGCACCCGGTAGTTTCGGGCAATAAGTGGTTCAAGCTGAAATACAACCTGCTGGCGGCCACAGGCAGGCCCGTTGTTACGTTCGGCGGCGCTTACTCCAACCACCTGGTAGCCACCGCTGCGGCCTGTCGTGAACAGGGCATTGCCTGCACCGGCGTGGTACGCGGCGAACAACCCGCTGTGCCCGGCCACACGCTGCAGCAGGCCGGAGAAATGGGGATGCAGCTGGTGTTTGTGAGCCGCGACGATTACCGGCGGCTGACGCAGCAGGGAGATGCATCAGCCGTATACCGTATCACCGGCGCCCGCGATGCATACGTGATACCAGAAGGCGGCCATAACGCGCTCGGCGTGAAAGGCTGTGAAGAAATATTGCCGCTGGCCGGCGGGGCAAGCTTCACACACGTGATCTGCGCCGTAGGCACCGGCACCACGCTGGCGGGCCTCATCAACTCCGCCACCTCGCAACAGGTAACAGGCATCTCTGTGCTGAAAGGCGCATTTTCACTGAACAACAGTACTGCAGAACTGATACATCCCGGAAATCGTACATCCTGGCAGCTACTACACGATTTTCACGAAGGCGGTTATGGTAAAATCAGCGAACGGCTGATCGGTGATATGAATGATTTTTACCGGCAAACAACTATTCAGACAGACCGGGTATATACCGGAAAACTGGTACTGGCCGTGCGGTTGTTGCTCGCCGAAAATTTTTTCCCGCCCGGCAGCCGCTTGCTGCTCATTCATTCCGGTGGCCTGCAGGGCAATGAATCGCTGGCCCCCGGCGTTCTATGTTACTAAATAAAAACGGGTGCCGTATATTTGGGCATCAGAATTGTATTTTTGCCAACTTAAGCATTTTGGATGTACTGTATGAAGCAGACTGTTAGAAGTATCATAGCCATCGTGATTTTTATAGGTACCATTACCACTGCAAGGGCTCAACAAGCACCCACCGTTCCCGTTCTGCCTAATTTCCAGGCGTTGATCAAGCCGGGAAAGATCCAGCTGGACTGGATTTCCGGCTTTCCGAACACCGCGCAGATCGGTATCCAGCGCTCGCTCGACAGTGTGCTGAACTTCACCACCATCGGTTATGCCAGCTATCCTACAGAAAGCCGGAATGCTTACCTCGACAACAAACCTTTACCTGGCAAAAGCTACTACCGTCTGTTCATCCTCTTTAAAGACAACCGTTTCATGTACAGTAAAACGGTGCTGGCCGTACCGGATTCCACCATTTCGGGAACCACCATACTGGGGGCCGGCGACATCACCAATGCCACGCCCGGGGCTACCGGCACACAGTCCGCCGTTCCCTGGAAACCTTCTCCTTACATCTACACCACGGCCGACGGCAATGTGAACATCCGCCTGCCACAGGCGCCGCAAAAAAAATACAGCATTAAATTCTTCGAGCCCACCGGTACCTTCCTGTTCGAAGTGGAACAGGTAACCGAGCCCTTCCTCATCCTGGAAAAGGCCACCTTCATGCATGCCGGCTGGTTTAATTTCGAGATTTACGAAGACGGGAAACTGTTCGAAAAGTGGAGTGTGTTCATTCCGCTGAACTACAGGAATTAATGGCGTTCAAACGCTGTTGCATGCCCATACAGGAGCATATGCAAACAATGAGGCTGACCACTGCATTGCAACCGTTGGTAACCGCCGGGGAACAAGTAAATGCAAATTAGTTTGTAT encodes:
- a CDS encoding 1-aminocyclopropane-1-carboxylate deaminase/D-cysteine desulfhydrase; protein product: MLRLDRLHPVVSGNKWFKLKYNLLAATGRPVVTFGGAYSNHLVATAAACREQGIACTGVVRGEQPAVPGHTLQQAGEMGMQLVFVSRDDYRRLTQQGDASAVYRITGARDAYVIPEGGHNALGVKGCEEILPLAGGASFTHVICAVGTGTTLAGLINSATSQQVTGISVLKGAFSLNNSTAELIHPGNRTSWQLLHDFHEGGYGKISERLIGDMNDFYRQTTIQTDRVYTGKLVLAVRLLLAENFFPPGSRLLLIHSGGLQGNESLAPGVLCY
- a CDS encoding family 20 glycosylhydrolase gives rise to the protein MKKTLLSAFAALAFFTGTAQQKQPLLSLIPEPQSVQTLQGQVFITPQMKYFTNGAGAEKAATLFNLFLKANYGYSLEKGTMQNSTLIFSEDEALPEEGYQLTAAKNKIVLQGRAAGLFYGVQTLEQMLPDAVKNRIAVPSVTIKDEPRFAYRGLMLDVGRYFYPVAYVKQFIDVMAHYKLNRFHWHLTEDQGWRIEIKKYPLLQSVASKRKETSKGHLREGKFDGKPYGGYYTQEEVKDIVQYAADRFITVVPEIEMPGHAQAALAAYPELGCTGGPYEVSTKWGVHKEVFCAGNDKVFTFLEDVLTEVLPLFPGKYVHIGGDECPKDRWKACPKCQARIKALGLKDEHELQSYFIQRMEKFLNSKGRKIIGWDEILEGGLAPDATVMSWRGEAGGIAAAQQKHDVIMTPNTYLYLDYLQGSSATEPLGIGGFLPLERVYSYEPYPASLSASEKQYIKGVQGNVWSEYIPDGKTADYFTYPRALALAEISWSPADKKNYSRFTGALPQRLAALQARGVSFRIPESPGEDVQVLADNGSVTADLTPAVAGAKVYYTTDGTIPSTGSALFTKALTISQPMTLKYVVVLADGRSSAVYTRTYIRKRYKNAQPVNAVNKGIRFNAYYRTFNQAKNTGGKADSTGILPTIDIRPFIAKVTFGVTYEGYVKVDTDGVYEFKTNSDDGSLLYIDDELVVDNDGEHAPTEKTGLIPLRTGMHKIRVQYFDAGGDQQLQVSFGLKGKQSVNLRNALFY
- a CDS encoding alpha-L-fucosidase; the encoded protein is MKRIVVAGAMALSFIMPVQAQQKTNPEEIKQKMQWFADAKLGIFIHWGIYAVKGIDESWSFHNKKISHADYMAQMKGFTASKYDPQAWAALVKESGARYAVITTKHHDGVALWDTKFNKLSTARGTPAKRDVLTPFFDALRKENIKAGAYFSLLDWTYPDYPGFLKDSTRYKISEQPKRWAKFQQFYQGQMAEVMTRFNPDLWWFDGDWEHSADEWQATKVRKMLTDHNPNTIINGRLTGYGDYDTPEQNFPVQRPQFHWWELCMTINNNWGYQPQDTNWKTPYEVITIFADAISNGGNMLLDIGPKEDGTIPEPQVHVLKELGKWNKKHDKAIFGTVGGIPQGHFYGPTTLSKDSTTLYLFLPGNVSGKVMVKGLDNKIEDITVVGNGAKLSHKIVGKISWSPVPGLVYITVPANVQDEYMTVLELKLDKPVKLYRGKGGLNG